One Mustela nigripes isolate SB6536 chromosome 5, MUSNIG.SB6536, whole genome shotgun sequence DNA segment encodes these proteins:
- the BAG6 gene encoding large proline-rich protein BAG6 isoform X9, translating to MEPSDSTSTTTSMEEPDSLEVLVKTLDSQTRTFIVGAQMNVKEFKEHIAASVSIPSEKQRLIYQGRVLQDDKKLQEYNVGGKVIHLVERAPPQTQLPSGASSGIGSASATHGGGPPPGTRGPGASVHDRNANSYVMVGTFNLPSDGSAVDVHINMEQAPIQSEPRVRLVMAQHMIRDIQTLLSRMECRGGPQAQHSQPPPQTPTVAPEPGALSSQTSEPVESEVPPREPMEAEEVEERAPAQSPELTPSGPAPVGPTPAPETNAPNHPSPAEYVEVLQELQRLESRLQPFLQRYYEVLGTAATTDYNNNQEGREEDQRLINLVGESLRLLGNTFVALSDLRCNLACAPPRHLHVVRPMSHYTTPMVLQQAAIPIQINVGTTVTMTGNGTRPPPAASAEAAPTGPGQASSLAPTSTTVESSTEGVPPPGPAPPPTTSHPRVIRISHQSVEPVVMMHMNIQDSGTQPGGVPSAPTGPLGPPGHGQTLGQQVQGFPTAPTRVVIARPTPPQARPSHPGGPPVSGTLQGAGLGTNASLAQMVSGLVGQLLMQPVLVAQGTPGMAPPPAPATASASAGTTNTATTAGPAPGGPAQPPPPQPSAADLQFSQLLGNLLGPAGPGAGGPGMASPTITVAMPGVPAFLQGMTDFLQATQTAPPPPPPPPPAPPAPEQQNMPPPGSPSGGAGSPGGLGLESLSPEFFTSVVQGVLNSLLGSLGARAGSSESIAAFIQRLSGSSNIFEPGADGALGFFGALLSLLCQNFSMVDVVMLLHGHFQPLQRLQPQLRSFFHQHYLGGQEPTPGNIRTATHTLITGLEEYVRESFSLVQVQPGVDIIRTNLEFLQEQFNSIAAHVLHCTDSGFGARLLELCNQGLFECLALNLHCLGGQQMELAAVINGRIRRMSRGVNPSLVSWLTTMMGLRLQVVLEHMPVGPDAILRYVRRVGDPPQPLPEEPMEVQGSERTSPEPQRENASPAPGTTAEEAMSRGPPPAPEGGGSRDERDGASAETEPWAAAVPPEWVPIIQQDIQSQRKVKPQPPLSDAYLSGMPAKRRKTMQGEGPQLLLSEAVSRAAKAAGARPLTSPESLSRDLEAPEVQESYRQQLRADIQKRLQEDPNYSPQRFPNAHRAFADDP from the exons ATGGAGCCCAGTGATAGTACCAGTACCACTACTAGTATGGAGGAACCTGACAGCCTGGAGGTGCTGGTGAAGACCTTGGACTCTCAGACTCGGACCTTTATTGTGGGGGCCCAG ATGAATGTAAAGGAGTTTAAAGAGCACATCGCTGCCTCTGTCAGCATTCCGTCTGAGAAACAACGGCTTATTTATCAGGGACGAGTTCTGCAGGATGATAAGAAGCTCCAGGAATACA atgTTGGGGGAAAGGTTATTCACCTCGTGGAACGGGCTCCTCCTCAGACTCAGCTCCCTTCTGGGGCATCTTCTGGGATAGGTTCTGCCTCAGCCACCCATGGTGGAGGACCCCCACCTGGTACTCGGGGGCCTGGGGCCTCTGTTCATGACCGGAATGCCAACAGCTATGTCATGGTTGGAACCTTCAACCTTCCT AGTGACGGCTCTGCTGTGGATGTTCACATCAACATGGAACAGGCCCCGATTCAG AGTGAGCCCCGAGTACGGCTGGTGATGGCTCAGCACATGATCAGGGATATACAGACCTTACTATCCCGGATGGAG TGTCGAGGGGGACCCCAAGCACAGCACAGTCAGCCACCCCCACAGACGCCAACTGTGGCCCCGGAGCCTGGAGCCTTGAGCTCTCAAACATCAGAACCAGTTGAAAGTGAAGTGCCTCCTCGGGAGCCCATGGAGGCGGAAGAAGTGGAGGAGCgtgccccagcccagagcccagaacTCACCCCTTCTGGCCCAGCTCCTGTGGGCCCAACGCCTGCCCCAGAGACAAATGCACCCAA CCATCCTTCCCCAGCGGAGTATGTTGAAGTGCTCCAGGAGCTCCAGCGGCTGGAGAGCCGCCTTCAGCCCTTCCTGCAGCGCTACTACGAGGTTCTGGGCACTGCTGCCACCACGGACTACAACAACAAC CAAGAGGGGCGTGAAGAGGATCAGCGCTTGATTAACTTGGTGGGGGAGAGCCTGCGGCTGCTGGGCAACACCTTCGTGGCGCTGTCGGACCTGCGCTGCAATCTGGCCTGTGCACCCCCGCGACACCTGCACGTGGTCCGGCCCATGTCCCACTACACCACTCCCATGGTGCTCCAGCAGGCAGCCATCCCCATTCAG ATCAACGTGGGAACCACTGTGACCATGACGGGGAATGGGACTCGGCCCCCCCCGGCTGCCAGTGCGGAGGCAGCTCCGACTGGTCCTGGGCAGGCCTCGTCCCTGGCTCCCACTTCTACCACTGTTGAGTCCTCAACCGAGGGGGTTCCCCCGCCAGGGCCAGCTCCCCCACCGACCACCAGCCACCCAAGGGTCATTCGGATTTCCCACCAGAGCGTGGAACCCGTGGTCATGATGCACATGAACATCCAAG ATTCTGGCACACAGCCCGGTGGAGTTCCGAGTGCTCCCACTGGCCCCCTAGGACCCCCTGGTCATGGCCAGACCCTGG GACAGCAGGTGCAAGGCTTTCCGACAGCTCCGACCCGGGTGGTGATCGCCCGGCCCACCCCTCCACAGGCTCGGCCTTCCCATCCTGGGGGGCCCCCTGTCTCGGGTACTCTA cagggcgCCGGGCTGGGTACAAATGCCTCCTTGGCCCAGATGGTGAGCGGACTTGTGGGGCAGCTTCTGATGCAGCCTGTTCTCGTGG CTCAGGGGACTCCAGGAATGGCTCCACCTCCGGCCCCTGCCACTGCTTCAGCTAGTGCCGGCACCACCAACACCGCTACCACAGCCGGCCCTGCTCCTGGGGGGCCTGCCCAGCCTCCACCCCCTCAGCCCTCTGCGGCCGACCTGCAGTTCTCTCAGCTCCTGGGGAACCTGCTGGGGCCGGCGGGGCCTGGGGCCGGAGGGCCTGGCATGGCTTCTCCCACCATCACTGTGGCGATGCCTGGCGTCCCCGCCTTTCTGCAGGGCATGACTGACTTTCTGCAG GCAACACAGACGGCGCCTCcgccccctccaccacccccacccgcacccccGGCCCCCGAGCAGCAGAACATGCCCCCACCGGGGTCCCCTTCTGGTGGCGCAGGGAGTCCTGGAGGCCTGGGTCTTGAGAGCCTTTCACCGGAGTTTTTTACCTCCGTGGTGCAGGGTGTTCTGAActccctgctgggctccctgggggCCCGGGCTGGCAGCAGTGAGAGTATCGCCGCTTTCATACAGCGCCTTAGTGGATCCAGCAACATCTTCGAGCCTGGGGCTGATGGGGCCCTCG GATTCTTTGGGGCCCTGCTCTCTCTTCTGTGCCAGAACTTTTCCATGGTGGATGTGGTGATGCTTCTTCATGGCCATTTCCAGCCACTGCAGCGGCTTCAGCCCCAGCTGCGATCCTTTTTCCACCAGCACTACTTGGGTGGCCAAGAGCCCACGCCTGGTAACATACGG ACGGCAACCCACACGTTGATCACGGGGCTGGAAGAATATGTGCGGGAGAGTTTT TCTCTGGTGCAGGTTCAGCCTGGTGTGGACATCATCCGGACAAACCTGGAGTTTCTCCAAGAGCAGTTCAACAGCATTGCCGCTCATGTGCTGCACTGCACAG ACAGTGGATTTGGGGCCCGTTTGTTGGAGCTGTGTAACCAGGGCCTGTTTGAATGCCTGGCCCTCAACCTGCACTGCTTGGGGGGACAGCAGATGGAACTGGCTGCAGTCATCAATGGCCGAATT CGTCGCATGTCTCGTGGGGTGAACCCATCCTTGGTGAGCTGGCTGACCACTATGATGGGACTGAGGCTTCAGGTGGTTCTGGAGCACATGCCCGTGGGCCCTGATGCCATCCTCAGATACGTTCGCAGGGTCGGTGATCCCCCCCAG CCCCTTCCTGAGGAGCCAATGGAAGTTCAGGGATCAGAAAGAACTTCCCCTGAGCCTCAG CGGGAGAATGCTTCCCCGGCCCCGGGCACTACGGCAGAAGAGGCCATGTCCCGAGGGCCACCTCCTGCTCCTGAGGGTGGCGGCTCCCGTGACGAGCGGGATGGAGCTTCAGCTGAGACAGAGCCTTGGGCAGCTGCAGTCCCCCCA gagTGGGTTCCGATTATCCAGCAGGACATTCAGAGCCAGCGGAAGGTGAAGCCGCAACCCCCCCTGAGTGATGCCTACCTCAGTGGTATGCCTGCCAAGAGACGTAAG ACGATGCAGGGTGAGGGCCCCCAGCTGCTTCTCTCAGAGGCCGTGAGCCGGGCAGCTAAGGCAGCCGGAGCTCGGCCCCTGACAAGCCCTGAGAGCCTGAGCCGGGACCTGGAGGCACCAGAGGTTCAGGAGAGCTACAGGCAGCAG ctccgGGCTGATATACAAAAGCGACTGCAGGAAGACCCCAACTACAGTCCCCAGCGCTTCCCTAATGCCCACCGGGCCTTTGCTGATGATCCCTAG
- the BAG6 gene encoding large proline-rich protein BAG6 isoform X13 has protein sequence MEPSDSTSTTTSMEEPDSLEVLVKTLDSQTRTFIVGAQMNVKEFKEHIAASVSIPSEKQRLIYQGRVLQDDKKLQEYNVGGKVIHLVERAPPQTQLPSGASSGIGSASATHGGGPPPGTRGPGASVHDRNANSYVMVGTFNLPSDGSAVDVHINMEQAPIQSEPRVRLVMAQHMIRDIQTLLSRMECRGGPQAQHSQPPPQTPTVAPEPGALSSQTSEPVESEVPPREPMEAEEVEERAPAQSPELTPSGPAPVGPTPAPETNAPNHPSPAEYVEVLQELQRLESRLQPFLQRYYEVLGTAATTDYNNNQEGREEDQRLINLVGESLRLLGNTFVALSDLRCNLACAPPRHLHVVRPMSHYTTPMVLQQAAIPIQINVGTTVTMTGNGTRPPPAASAEAAPTGPGQASSLAPTSTTVESSTEGVPPPGPAPPPTTSHPRVIRISHQSVEPVVMMHMNIQDSGTQPGGVPSAPTGPLGPPGHGQTLGSTLIQLPSLPPEFMHAVAHQITHQAMVAAVASAAAGQQVQGFPTAPTRVVIARPTPPQARPSHPGGPPVSGTLGAGLGTNASLAQMVSGLVGQLLMQPVLVAQGTPGMAPPPAPATASASAGTTNTATTAGPAPGGPAQPPPPQPSAADLQFSQLLGNLLGPAGPGAGGPGMASPTITVAMPGVPAFLQGMTDFLQATQTAPPPPPPPPPAPPAPEQQNMPPPGSPSGGAGSPGGLGLESLSPEFFTSVVQGVLNSLLGSLGARAGSSESIAAFIQRLSGSSNIFEPGADGALGFFGALLSLLCQNFSMVDVVMLLHGHFQPLQRLQPQLRSFFHQHYLGGQEPTPGNIRTATHTLITGLEEYVRESFSLVQVQPGVDIIRTNLEFLQEQFNSIAAHVLHCTDSGFGARLLELCNQGLFECLALNLHCLGGQQMELAAVINGRIRRMSRGVNPSLVSWLTTMMGLRLQVVLEHMPVGPDAILRYVRRVGDPPQPLPEEPMEVQGSERTSPEPQRENASPAPGTTAEEAMSRGPPPAPEGGGSRDERDGASAETEPWAAAVPPEWVPIIQQDIQSQRKVKPQPPLSDAYLSGMPAKRRKLRADIQKRLQEDPNYSPQRFPNAHRAFADDP, from the exons ATGGAGCCCAGTGATAGTACCAGTACCACTACTAGTATGGAGGAACCTGACAGCCTGGAGGTGCTGGTGAAGACCTTGGACTCTCAGACTCGGACCTTTATTGTGGGGGCCCAG ATGAATGTAAAGGAGTTTAAAGAGCACATCGCTGCCTCTGTCAGCATTCCGTCTGAGAAACAACGGCTTATTTATCAGGGACGAGTTCTGCAGGATGATAAGAAGCTCCAGGAATACA atgTTGGGGGAAAGGTTATTCACCTCGTGGAACGGGCTCCTCCTCAGACTCAGCTCCCTTCTGGGGCATCTTCTGGGATAGGTTCTGCCTCAGCCACCCATGGTGGAGGACCCCCACCTGGTACTCGGGGGCCTGGGGCCTCTGTTCATGACCGGAATGCCAACAGCTATGTCATGGTTGGAACCTTCAACCTTCCT AGTGACGGCTCTGCTGTGGATGTTCACATCAACATGGAACAGGCCCCGATTCAG AGTGAGCCCCGAGTACGGCTGGTGATGGCTCAGCACATGATCAGGGATATACAGACCTTACTATCCCGGATGGAG TGTCGAGGGGGACCCCAAGCACAGCACAGTCAGCCACCCCCACAGACGCCAACTGTGGCCCCGGAGCCTGGAGCCTTGAGCTCTCAAACATCAGAACCAGTTGAAAGTGAAGTGCCTCCTCGGGAGCCCATGGAGGCGGAAGAAGTGGAGGAGCgtgccccagcccagagcccagaacTCACCCCTTCTGGCCCAGCTCCTGTGGGCCCAACGCCTGCCCCAGAGACAAATGCACCCAA CCATCCTTCCCCAGCGGAGTATGTTGAAGTGCTCCAGGAGCTCCAGCGGCTGGAGAGCCGCCTTCAGCCCTTCCTGCAGCGCTACTACGAGGTTCTGGGCACTGCTGCCACCACGGACTACAACAACAAC CAAGAGGGGCGTGAAGAGGATCAGCGCTTGATTAACTTGGTGGGGGAGAGCCTGCGGCTGCTGGGCAACACCTTCGTGGCGCTGTCGGACCTGCGCTGCAATCTGGCCTGTGCACCCCCGCGACACCTGCACGTGGTCCGGCCCATGTCCCACTACACCACTCCCATGGTGCTCCAGCAGGCAGCCATCCCCATTCAG ATCAACGTGGGAACCACTGTGACCATGACGGGGAATGGGACTCGGCCCCCCCCGGCTGCCAGTGCGGAGGCAGCTCCGACTGGTCCTGGGCAGGCCTCGTCCCTGGCTCCCACTTCTACCACTGTTGAGTCCTCAACCGAGGGGGTTCCCCCGCCAGGGCCAGCTCCCCCACCGACCACCAGCCACCCAAGGGTCATTCGGATTTCCCACCAGAGCGTGGAACCCGTGGTCATGATGCACATGAACATCCAAG ATTCTGGCACACAGCCCGGTGGAGTTCCGAGTGCTCCCACTGGCCCCCTAGGACCCCCTGGTCATGGCCAGACCCTGG GCTCCACCCTCATCcagctgccctccctgccccctgagTTCATGCACGCCGTCGCCCACCAGATCACTCATCAGGCCATGGTGGCAGCTGTTGCCTCCGCGGCCGCAG GACAGCAGGTGCAAGGCTTTCCGACAGCTCCGACCCGGGTGGTGATCGCCCGGCCCACCCCTCCACAGGCTCGGCCTTCCCATCCTGGGGGGCCCCCTGTCTCGGGTACTCTA ggcgCCGGGCTGGGTACAAATGCCTCCTTGGCCCAGATGGTGAGCGGACTTGTGGGGCAGCTTCTGATGCAGCCTGTTCTCGTGG CTCAGGGGACTCCAGGAATGGCTCCACCTCCGGCCCCTGCCACTGCTTCAGCTAGTGCCGGCACCACCAACACCGCTACCACAGCCGGCCCTGCTCCTGGGGGGCCTGCCCAGCCTCCACCCCCTCAGCCCTCTGCGGCCGACCTGCAGTTCTCTCAGCTCCTGGGGAACCTGCTGGGGCCGGCGGGGCCTGGGGCCGGAGGGCCTGGCATGGCTTCTCCCACCATCACTGTGGCGATGCCTGGCGTCCCCGCCTTTCTGCAGGGCATGACTGACTTTCTGCAG GCAACACAGACGGCGCCTCcgccccctccaccacccccacccgcacccccGGCCCCCGAGCAGCAGAACATGCCCCCACCGGGGTCCCCTTCTGGTGGCGCAGGGAGTCCTGGAGGCCTGGGTCTTGAGAGCCTTTCACCGGAGTTTTTTACCTCCGTGGTGCAGGGTGTTCTGAActccctgctgggctccctgggggCCCGGGCTGGCAGCAGTGAGAGTATCGCCGCTTTCATACAGCGCCTTAGTGGATCCAGCAACATCTTCGAGCCTGGGGCTGATGGGGCCCTCG GATTCTTTGGGGCCCTGCTCTCTCTTCTGTGCCAGAACTTTTCCATGGTGGATGTGGTGATGCTTCTTCATGGCCATTTCCAGCCACTGCAGCGGCTTCAGCCCCAGCTGCGATCCTTTTTCCACCAGCACTACTTGGGTGGCCAAGAGCCCACGCCTGGTAACATACGG ACGGCAACCCACACGTTGATCACGGGGCTGGAAGAATATGTGCGGGAGAGTTTT TCTCTGGTGCAGGTTCAGCCTGGTGTGGACATCATCCGGACAAACCTGGAGTTTCTCCAAGAGCAGTTCAACAGCATTGCCGCTCATGTGCTGCACTGCACAG ACAGTGGATTTGGGGCCCGTTTGTTGGAGCTGTGTAACCAGGGCCTGTTTGAATGCCTGGCCCTCAACCTGCACTGCTTGGGGGGACAGCAGATGGAACTGGCTGCAGTCATCAATGGCCGAATT CGTCGCATGTCTCGTGGGGTGAACCCATCCTTGGTGAGCTGGCTGACCACTATGATGGGACTGAGGCTTCAGGTGGTTCTGGAGCACATGCCCGTGGGCCCTGATGCCATCCTCAGATACGTTCGCAGGGTCGGTGATCCCCCCCAG CCCCTTCCTGAGGAGCCAATGGAAGTTCAGGGATCAGAAAGAACTTCCCCTGAGCCTCAG CGGGAGAATGCTTCCCCGGCCCCGGGCACTACGGCAGAAGAGGCCATGTCCCGAGGGCCACCTCCTGCTCCTGAGGGTGGCGGCTCCCGTGACGAGCGGGATGGAGCTTCAGCTGAGACAGAGCCTTGGGCAGCTGCAGTCCCCCCA gagTGGGTTCCGATTATCCAGCAGGACATTCAGAGCCAGCGGAAGGTGAAGCCGCAACCCCCCCTGAGTGATGCCTACCTCAGTGGTATGCCTGCCAAGAGACGTAAG ctccgGGCTGATATACAAAAGCGACTGCAGGAAGACCCCAACTACAGTCCCCAGCGCTTCCCTAATGCCCACCGGGCCTTTGCTGATGATCCCTAG
- the BAG6 gene encoding large proline-rich protein BAG6 isoform X16 codes for MEPSDSTSTTTSMEEPDSLEVLVKTLDSQTRTFIVGAQMNVKEFKEHIAASVSIPSEKQRLIYQGRVLQDDKKLQEYNVGGKVIHLVERAPPQTQLPSGASSGIGSASATHGGGPPPGTRGPGASVHDRNANSYVMVGTFNLPSDGSAVDVHINMEQAPIQSEPRVRLVMAQHMIRDIQTLLSRMECRGGPQAQHSQPPPQTPTVAPEPGALSSQTSEPVESEVPPREPMEAEEVEERAPAQSPELTPSGPAPVGPTPAPETNAPNHPSPAEYVEVLQELQRLESRLQPFLQRYYEVLGTAATTDYNNNQEGREEDQRLINLVGESLRLLGNTFVALSDLRCNLACAPPRHLHVVRPMSHYTTPMVLQQAAIPIQINVGTTVTMTGNGTRPPPAASAEAAPTGPGQASSLAPTSTTVESSTEGVPPPGPAPPPTTSHPRVIRISHQSVEPVVMMHMNIQGQQVQGFPTAPTRVVIARPTPPQARPSHPGGPPVSGTLQGAGLGTNASLAQMVSGLVGQLLMQPVLVAQGTPGMAPPPAPATASASAGTTNTATTAGPAPGGPAQPPPPQPSAADLQFSQLLGNLLGPAGPGAGGPGMASPTITVAMPGVPAFLQGMTDFLQATQTAPPPPPPPPPAPPAPEQQNMPPPGSPSGGAGSPGGLGLESLSPEFFTSVVQGVLNSLLGSLGARAGSSESIAAFIQRLSGSSNIFEPGADGALGFFGALLSLLCQNFSMVDVVMLLHGHFQPLQRLQPQLRSFFHQHYLGGQEPTPGNIRTATHTLITGLEEYVRESFSLVQVQPGVDIIRTNLEFLQEQFNSIAAHVLHCTDSGFGARLLELCNQGLFECLALNLHCLGGQQMELAAVINGRIRRMSRGVNPSLVSWLTTMMGLRLQVVLEHMPVGPDAILRYVRRVGDPPQPLPEEPMEVQGSERTSPEPQRENASPAPGTTAEEAMSRGPPPAPEGGGSRDERDGASAETEPWAAAVPPEWVPIIQQDIQSQRKVKPQPPLSDAYLSGMPAKRRKTMQGEGPQLLLSEAVSRAAKAAGARPLTSPESLSRDLEAPEVQESYRQQLRADIQKRLQEDPNYSPQRFPNAHRAFADDP; via the exons ATGGAGCCCAGTGATAGTACCAGTACCACTACTAGTATGGAGGAACCTGACAGCCTGGAGGTGCTGGTGAAGACCTTGGACTCTCAGACTCGGACCTTTATTGTGGGGGCCCAG ATGAATGTAAAGGAGTTTAAAGAGCACATCGCTGCCTCTGTCAGCATTCCGTCTGAGAAACAACGGCTTATTTATCAGGGACGAGTTCTGCAGGATGATAAGAAGCTCCAGGAATACA atgTTGGGGGAAAGGTTATTCACCTCGTGGAACGGGCTCCTCCTCAGACTCAGCTCCCTTCTGGGGCATCTTCTGGGATAGGTTCTGCCTCAGCCACCCATGGTGGAGGACCCCCACCTGGTACTCGGGGGCCTGGGGCCTCTGTTCATGACCGGAATGCCAACAGCTATGTCATGGTTGGAACCTTCAACCTTCCT AGTGACGGCTCTGCTGTGGATGTTCACATCAACATGGAACAGGCCCCGATTCAG AGTGAGCCCCGAGTACGGCTGGTGATGGCTCAGCACATGATCAGGGATATACAGACCTTACTATCCCGGATGGAG TGTCGAGGGGGACCCCAAGCACAGCACAGTCAGCCACCCCCACAGACGCCAACTGTGGCCCCGGAGCCTGGAGCCTTGAGCTCTCAAACATCAGAACCAGTTGAAAGTGAAGTGCCTCCTCGGGAGCCCATGGAGGCGGAAGAAGTGGAGGAGCgtgccccagcccagagcccagaacTCACCCCTTCTGGCCCAGCTCCTGTGGGCCCAACGCCTGCCCCAGAGACAAATGCACCCAA CCATCCTTCCCCAGCGGAGTATGTTGAAGTGCTCCAGGAGCTCCAGCGGCTGGAGAGCCGCCTTCAGCCCTTCCTGCAGCGCTACTACGAGGTTCTGGGCACTGCTGCCACCACGGACTACAACAACAAC CAAGAGGGGCGTGAAGAGGATCAGCGCTTGATTAACTTGGTGGGGGAGAGCCTGCGGCTGCTGGGCAACACCTTCGTGGCGCTGTCGGACCTGCGCTGCAATCTGGCCTGTGCACCCCCGCGACACCTGCACGTGGTCCGGCCCATGTCCCACTACACCACTCCCATGGTGCTCCAGCAGGCAGCCATCCCCATTCAG ATCAACGTGGGAACCACTGTGACCATGACGGGGAATGGGACTCGGCCCCCCCCGGCTGCCAGTGCGGAGGCAGCTCCGACTGGTCCTGGGCAGGCCTCGTCCCTGGCTCCCACTTCTACCACTGTTGAGTCCTCAACCGAGGGGGTTCCCCCGCCAGGGCCAGCTCCCCCACCGACCACCAGCCACCCAAGGGTCATTCGGATTTCCCACCAGAGCGTGGAACCCGTGGTCATGATGCACATGAACATCCAAG GACAGCAGGTGCAAGGCTTTCCGACAGCTCCGACCCGGGTGGTGATCGCCCGGCCCACCCCTCCACAGGCTCGGCCTTCCCATCCTGGGGGGCCCCCTGTCTCGGGTACTCTA cagggcgCCGGGCTGGGTACAAATGCCTCCTTGGCCCAGATGGTGAGCGGACTTGTGGGGCAGCTTCTGATGCAGCCTGTTCTCGTGG CTCAGGGGACTCCAGGAATGGCTCCACCTCCGGCCCCTGCCACTGCTTCAGCTAGTGCCGGCACCACCAACACCGCTACCACAGCCGGCCCTGCTCCTGGGGGGCCTGCCCAGCCTCCACCCCCTCAGCCCTCTGCGGCCGACCTGCAGTTCTCTCAGCTCCTGGGGAACCTGCTGGGGCCGGCGGGGCCTGGGGCCGGAGGGCCTGGCATGGCTTCTCCCACCATCACTGTGGCGATGCCTGGCGTCCCCGCCTTTCTGCAGGGCATGACTGACTTTCTGCAG GCAACACAGACGGCGCCTCcgccccctccaccacccccacccgcacccccGGCCCCCGAGCAGCAGAACATGCCCCCACCGGGGTCCCCTTCTGGTGGCGCAGGGAGTCCTGGAGGCCTGGGTCTTGAGAGCCTTTCACCGGAGTTTTTTACCTCCGTGGTGCAGGGTGTTCTGAActccctgctgggctccctgggggCCCGGGCTGGCAGCAGTGAGAGTATCGCCGCTTTCATACAGCGCCTTAGTGGATCCAGCAACATCTTCGAGCCTGGGGCTGATGGGGCCCTCG GATTCTTTGGGGCCCTGCTCTCTCTTCTGTGCCAGAACTTTTCCATGGTGGATGTGGTGATGCTTCTTCATGGCCATTTCCAGCCACTGCAGCGGCTTCAGCCCCAGCTGCGATCCTTTTTCCACCAGCACTACTTGGGTGGCCAAGAGCCCACGCCTGGTAACATACGG ACGGCAACCCACACGTTGATCACGGGGCTGGAAGAATATGTGCGGGAGAGTTTT TCTCTGGTGCAGGTTCAGCCTGGTGTGGACATCATCCGGACAAACCTGGAGTTTCTCCAAGAGCAGTTCAACAGCATTGCCGCTCATGTGCTGCACTGCACAG ACAGTGGATTTGGGGCCCGTTTGTTGGAGCTGTGTAACCAGGGCCTGTTTGAATGCCTGGCCCTCAACCTGCACTGCTTGGGGGGACAGCAGATGGAACTGGCTGCAGTCATCAATGGCCGAATT CGTCGCATGTCTCGTGGGGTGAACCCATCCTTGGTGAGCTGGCTGACCACTATGATGGGACTGAGGCTTCAGGTGGTTCTGGAGCACATGCCCGTGGGCCCTGATGCCATCCTCAGATACGTTCGCAGGGTCGGTGATCCCCCCCAG CCCCTTCCTGAGGAGCCAATGGAAGTTCAGGGATCAGAAAGAACTTCCCCTGAGCCTCAG CGGGAGAATGCTTCCCCGGCCCCGGGCACTACGGCAGAAGAGGCCATGTCCCGAGGGCCACCTCCTGCTCCTGAGGGTGGCGGCTCCCGTGACGAGCGGGATGGAGCTTCAGCTGAGACAGAGCCTTGGGCAGCTGCAGTCCCCCCA gagTGGGTTCCGATTATCCAGCAGGACATTCAGAGCCAGCGGAAGGTGAAGCCGCAACCCCCCCTGAGTGATGCCTACCTCAGTGGTATGCCTGCCAAGAGACGTAAG ACGATGCAGGGTGAGGGCCCCCAGCTGCTTCTCTCAGAGGCCGTGAGCCGGGCAGCTAAGGCAGCCGGAGCTCGGCCCCTGACAAGCCCTGAGAGCCTGAGCCGGGACCTGGAGGCACCAGAGGTTCAGGAGAGCTACAGGCAGCAG ctccgGGCTGATATACAAAAGCGACTGCAGGAAGACCCCAACTACAGTCCCCAGCGCTTCCCTAATGCCCACCGGGCCTTTGCTGATGATCCCTAG